Proteins from a single region of Candidatus Methylacidiphilales bacterium:
- a CDS encoding PIN domain-containing protein — translation MESRRIFVDTHGFYVWADTADPMHERAASLLRPIQRRFITTEWILIETVNLFVARRKAHWAAELLDFVAHTSALQIVPAASEQFQSACRLWEAYRDHAFPLTDCTSFVVMREFRLKDALTADGHFRVMGFNPMLAD, via the coding sequence ATGGAAAGCCGTCGGATCTTCGTTGATACCCACGGATTTTACGTCTGGGCCGATACGGCGGACCCAATGCATGAGCGGGCGGCCTCCCTGCTTCGCCCGATTCAACGGAGGTTTATTACAACCGAATGGATTCTTATTGAAACGGTGAACCTTTTTGTTGCCAGGCGCAAGGCGCATTGGGCTGCGGAATTGCTCGATTTTGTCGCCCACACCTCAGCCCTTCAAATCGTTCCTGCGGCATCCGAGCAGTTTCAATCCGCCTGCCGTCTTTGGGAGGCATATCGCGATCATGCATTCCCCTTGACCGACTGCACGTCGTTCGTGGTGATGCGCGAGTTCCGGCTCAAGGATGCCCTGACGGCGGACGGGCATTTTCGCGTGATGGGTTTCAACCCGATGCTTGCCGATTAG